The Kribbella jejuensis genome segment CCCGATCACGAGGCGGCGCTCGAGGCCGCGGTCCAAGTCTTCGACAAGTACGGTCCTTCGCTGTCCGAGATCGAGATCGTGGCAGTCGGGCATCGCGTCGTCCATGGTGGTGACCGGTTCGCGGCGCCGGCGCTCGTGGACGACGACCTGATCGCCGCAGTGAAGGACCTGATCCCGCTCGCGCCGTTGCACAATCCGGCGAACCTCGAGGGGATCGAGGTGGCGCGCCGGCTGTTCCCGGACCTCCCGCACGTCGCGGTCTTCGACACCGCGTTCCACCAGACGCTGCCGCCGTACGCCTACACCTACGCCGTACCGTCGTCCTGGCTCGACGACTACGGCATCCGGCGCTACGGGTTCCACGGAACGTCGCACGCGTTCGTGTCGGAGCAGGCGGCGCGCGTACTCGGCCGCGATCCCGGCGACGTCAACATGATCGTGCTGCACCTCGGGAACGGTTGCTCCGCGGCCGCGGTGCGCGGCGGGCAGTCGGTCGACACGTCGATGGGGTTCACGCCGTTGGAGGGTCTCGTGATGGGGACCCGCTCGGGTGATGTCGATCCGGCGATCCACGGCCATCTCGCCCGGGTCGCGGGCCGGACCGCCGAGGAGACGGACCGCTCGCTGAACTCGGAGTCCGGGCTCAAGGGCCTGACCGGCGCGAACGACTTCCGTGAGGTACTGCGGTTGCGCGCGAACGGCGACGAGCGCGCGAAGCTGGCGTTCGACCTCTACTGCTACCGGCTGAAGAAGTACATCGGCGCGTACTACGCCGTCCTCGGGACCGTCGACGCGGTCGTGTTCACCGCGGGTGTCGGGCAGCACTCGGCCGAGGCGCGCGCCGCCGCGGTCGCCGGACTCGAGGGACTCGGCATCCACCTGGACCCGATCCGCAACGCCGACCCGTCCGGCCCGGTCGTCTCCACCGACGAGAGCCCGGTGAAGGTGTTGGTCATTCCCACGAACGAGGAATGGGAGATCGCCCGCCAGTCGGTGGCGGTGCTGGCCGCCCGCTGAAACAACGGCCCGGTTGGGCGTACATTGAATGCTGGTGACCCCAACCATGCCCCAGGTCAGATTCCACAGCGAAGAACCGACCGCCGTCCGCCGAACAGTGCTCGACCCTGAGCAGCTGGCGGACTGGGTCCCTTCGGCCTGTGCGACGGTCGCCGAGCACCTGCGGCTGCACGGCATCGCCCCCGCCGGGTACCCGTTCGCCCGCTACCACGCGCTACCGGACGGCGAGATCGAGGCCGAGGCCGGGTTCCCCGTCGCGGCGCCCGTCACCGACAGCGACCAGATCGAGCCGTCCAAACTCCCTGCCGGGCCGGTCCTCGCTGTCTGGCACACCGACCCGGACCAGCAGCTCGCCGAGACCTACCACACCGTCGACGACTGGCTGGACACCACGCACGCTGCGCCGACCGGCGACCGCTGGGAGGTCTACCACGATCTCCCGACCTGCGACCGCGTCGGCACCCGCATCGAGATCATCCAGCCGATCACCTTCGCCACGACCTGACCGCGACGCCCGTCGGGTGTCCCTCTCCGGGTACTCTCAGCCGCCGCTGCTAGCATGGGTCCGACCTGGGGAGGATGGTGCATGGGGGCTCTGAGGGCACTGGCAGCCGGTGTGCTGGTGCTGGCCTTGGCGAGTGGTTGCCACGACGCATCGAATTCGGCGAACAAGACCGCCGGCGACGGCAGCTCCACCTCGGCACCGCCCGGCGGAACGGCGAGCCGCCCGGGCGATGACGCCTGGCGGATTCCGGACCGGCTGGTCGCCCGTCCGAACGAGCTGGCCGGGTACGCGGACCACGTCAGCGTCCGCAGCGGCGAGCCGTTCCGGCTGTTCGTCACCTCGCCCGAACACGCCTTCACCGTCCGCGCCTTCCGGATCGGCTGGTACGGCGGCGCCGGCGCGAAGCTGATCTGGACCTCGCCGGAGATCCCCGGCCCGACCCAACCGCAGCCGATCCTGACCAAGGACCGGATGGTCACCGCGATCAACTGGTCGCCGACGACGACCGTCCAGACCAGGGACTGGCCGGCCGGCAGCTACCTGTTGTTGCTCCGGGCATCGAACGGCAAGGAGACCTACGTCCCGATCGTGATCCGCTCGGGCAGCGCCCGTGGCGCGGTGCTGATCGTCAGCGGCGTCAACACCGACCAGGCCTACAACGGATGGGGCGGATACGACCTGTACGTCGGCGCGCACAAGCACTCGCACGACCAGCGGTCGCTGATGGTCACGTTCGACCGCCCGTACGGCTACAACCCGGCTCGCGGCGTCCTGCACGACAATCTTCCGCTGGTCCAGCTGGCCGAACGCAGCGGCGTACCGCTCGCCTACGCGACCAGCGTCGACCTGCAGGCCGACCCCGGCCTGCTCAACGGCGCCCGTGCGATCGTCTTCGGCGGGCATGACGAGTACTGGTCGCTGCCCATGCGCCAAGCCGTCACCAGGGCGCGGGACGCCGGCACGAACCTCGCCTTCCTCGGCGCCAACTCGATCTACCGGCGAATCCGCTACGCCGCCGACCCGCACGGCCCGAACCGGATCATCGTCGACTACAAGGACGCCGGGCTGGACCCGATCCACAACGCGCCCGACACGACGGTGAACTGGCGGCAGAACCCGTACCCGAACCCGGAGAACAGCCTGGTCGGCATGCTCTACGAGTGCCACCCGGCCAAGGGTGCGTTCACCGTCCGCGACCCGAACTTCTTCCTCTTCGCGGGCACCGGCGCGAAGGCGGGGTCGGCGTACCCGGGGCTGGTAGGCAACGAGGCGGACCGGGCCTACCCGATCGCGGGCACACCGGCCGACCTGCAGGTGGTGGCGCACTCCCCCACAACCTGCGACAAGCGGCACACGTTCTCGGACGCGACGTACTACACGGCGAAGTCCGGCGCCGGGGTGTTCGCCACCGGGACGATCGAGTGGGTCCGCGCGCTGCAAGGGCCAGATCCGGAGTACGGCGTCGGCCCGGCGTCGGTGGCCTTCGCCCAGAAGGTCACCCTCAATCTGTTCACCGCGCTGGCCGCCGGGCCGATGGGCCGCACCCATCCCGCGATCGGCAACCTGGCCGCCGTGCACGACCTCGCCACCACCGCGACGGGCACCGGAGGCCCGATCGGACAGTCCCCCGGTCCCAGTAGCGACTGAGCGCACTCGGGTGGAAGAGGACTGTGAGTTCTCGTCCGTTCGGTGTGCTGCGGCTACGCGTTCTGGGTGATTCGCCGAGCCTGCCGGCAACTTACCGTGAGTCCATCGTGAGGGGGCTCACCATGGCCGGACGCTTGGAGCGGGGCCGGCGGCGCGTCGTGTCGCTGGTAATGGCTACGGTGCTGGGGGTATCCGTACTGTTGGGAGTTGCGGGGCGGAGTTTCGCCGCGCAGGCGGTCGACGAGGTGCATTACACGTTCACCTCGCCGACGTCGGTCGCGATCGACTGGCGTGGTGACGCCAACGACGTCCGGTGGGGCCCGACGTCGGCGTACGGCAACACCGCCCAGGGGGTCGCGTCGGCGTGGACGCCGTGGTCGTCACCCGGGCCGTTCTGGCAGTTGCAGCTGGACGGGCTCACCCGCGGTGCGACGTACCATTACTCGATCGGCGGCGGTCCGGACTACACGTTCCACACGCCACCGACCGGCAGCTTCCGGTTCGATGCGATCGGTGACGTCGGCGACACGGTCAGCTTCTCGAAGCTCGGCGCGACCCTGTCGGCGATCGCCAACGACGAGCCGTCGTTCGTGCTGATGGTGGGCGACCTGACCTATGCGAACGCGACCGGCGCGAGCATCAGCGTGGTCGACCAGCACTTCAACGACGCGATGAACTCGTTCGCGACGTCCGCGGCGTACATGCCTGCCTGGGGCAACCACGAGTACGACGTACCCGGATCGGACGACCTGCGCAACTACAAGGGCCGGCTGCTGATGCCGAACGCGCAGGCCTCTCCGGGATCGCCCGCGATCTCGTGCTGCGGCGACGACTGGGGCTGGTTCGATGCCGGCCCGGTGCGGTTCATCGAATACCCCGAGCCGTGGACCGGCGCGTGGGCGGACTGGCAGACCAAGGCCAACGTGCTGATGAGCCAGGCGCAGAACGACCCGTCGATCAAGTACATCATCACCGACGGGCACCGGCCCGCGTACTCCACCGGCTACCACCCGGGCGAGGCCCAGCTGGCGAGCATCCTGGACGGCTTCGGCAGCTCGTACAGCAAGTACGTGCTCAACATCAACGGTCACTCGCACGACTACGAGCGGTTCCAGCCGATCCAGGGCGTCACCCACATCACCGTCGGTGCTCCGAGCTCGCTCGAGCAACCGTGGTCCGGTACGGACCCGCGGACCGCGTTCCGCGCCATGCACCTGTCGCACCTGCGCGTCGACGTGTCCGACACCGGTCTGCGGATCCAGTCCGTGTGCGACCTGGCCACCAGCAAGGACGACATGACGTGCGCGCAGGGCAGTGTTCTCGACGAGTACACGATCGGCACGCCACCGTCGACTCCGCCGAAGACGCAGTACTACGTCGACAAGACGGTCCTCTGCTCCGACACCGGCCCCGGCACCGCGGACATGCCGTACTGCACGATCACCAAGGGCGTGGCACGGCTCCAGGCCGGTTACATCCTCTACATCGGCAACGGCACGTACGCCGAGAGCATCAAGCCGTCGGTGTCCGGGACTGCCGCGGCACCGATCACCATCACCGCCTGGCCTGGGCGAAGTCCTGTGGTCACTGGTGTGACCAACGGTGTGTACCTGTCACAGAAGAGCTATGTCACGGTGTCGAACCTGACCGTCACGGCAACTGTTGCCGACGGCATCTACGTCACGAAGAGCGACCACATCGTTGTCAGTGGCAACCGTGTGTCCGGCTCCGGGCACCCGGTCCAGGGGCAGACCGCACCCGGGATCAGCATCCGGACGACGAACTCGTCGCAGGTGCTGAGCAACACGGCCGACCACAACAACGGCACCGGCATCTACATCACCAGTACGAGCACCGGCACCTTGGTGGCCGACAACGAGGCGAGCTTCAACGCCGAGGGCTGGCAGCGCAACGCCAACGGGATCAACGTGACCAGCCCGGGAAACACCGTCCTGCGCAACGTCACCCACGACAACGAGGACTCCGGCATCCAGTTCTACACCGGCGCAGACAACAGCGTGGCCGCGTTGAACGTGACCTACAACAACGGCGACCACGGCATCGACGACCTGAACGTGACCGGCGGCCGGATCATCTCCAACACCGTCTACCGCAACTGCACCAGCGGGATCAACGTCGAGGGCACATCCACCAACTACGTCATCGAGAACAACGTTGCCGTCGACAACGCGGTGTACCCGGCGTACAACGGGATCGCCTGCTCCCGCCGGGCCGGCAACATCGGGATCTGGGACTCCGCGCCGCCGACCACGACGGTCGACCACAACCTGGTGTGGCTGACGAAGTCCGGAACGCTCTACGTGTTCAAGACGCCGTACACGTCGCTCGCAGCCATGCAGGCCGCCACCGGACAGGAAGCCGCCGGCGTGCAGAGCGACCCGCTGTTCTTCGACGCACCGACCTGGAACCTGCAACTGAAGGAAGGCTCCGCGGCCATCGACCGCGGCGACTCCGCCGTGTCCGGTGCGCAACCGGCCGACGTTCTGGGAAACGGCCGGATCCGCGACCCGAACGTGGACAACTCCAAGGCCTCGGGTCCGCGGCTGTACGACGACCTCGGCGCGTACGAGTTCCAGCCGGACGTCGCCCCGGCGCCGACACCGCCGACGGCACGGCTGAGCGTCTCCCCGACCAGTGGTACCGCACCGTTGGCTGTCACCGCGAACGCCGGTGGATCGACCGACCCGCAAGGCCAGGCGCTGACCTACGCGTTCGACTTCGGCGACGGCAGCACCAGCGGTCAGCAGTCGGCGAGCACCGCCACGCACACCTACACGACTGCGGGCACCTACACCGTGTCAGTACGAGCCACGGACACCAGCGGCCTGTACGACACCGCTACGCAGGTCGTGACCGTGAGCCCAGCGGCACCGACCGCGCCGACCGCTCACGTGGTGCTGACACCGGCGTCCGGACTGACGCCGTTGCACGTCACCGCCGACGCCAGCGGCTCGACTGATCCGCAGGGACAGGCCCTGAGCTACGCGTTCGACTTCGGTGACGGTACGACGACCGGCCCGCAGCCGAACGCTTCCGTGGCCCACACGTACACGACGGCCGGCAGCTACACGGTCTCGGTCACCGTCACCAACACCAGTGGCCTGTCCGACACCGCGACCGCGGGCGTCACGGCGACCGCGCCGGCCGCGCCGACCGCCGTACTGAACGTGACGCCGGCATCAGGGCTGCCGCCGATGCAGATCACTGCTGACGGCACCGCCTCGAGTGATCCGCAGGGCCAGCCGCTCAGCTACGCCTTCGACTTCGGTGACGGCATGACGTCCGGCCCGCAGGCCGCCCCGACCGCCACCCATGTCTACAACACGTCCGGGACGTACACCGTCAAGCTGACCGTGACGGATACGAGCGGCCTCAGTAACAGTACGACGCAACTCGTCACGGTCGCCGTACCGGCGTCGGCACCGACTGCGGCGCTGACCGTCTCGCCGAGATCCGGCGGCGTGCCGTTGCCGGTCACCGCGGATGCGAGCGGTTCGAGTGACCCGCAGAACCAGACGTTGAGCTACAGCTTCGACTTCGGTGACGGAAGCCCGATCACCGGACCGCAAGCCACGGCCACCGCCACGCACACGTACGCCGCGGCCGGGACGTACACCGTCCGGGTGACTGTGACGAACACCAGCGGCCTGTCCGACACGACCACCGCGACCGTTACTGCGGTAGCAGCACCGACCGCGCAGTTGACCGTCACTCCGGCCTCCGGCCTTGCCCCACTGCAAGTCGCGGCCAATGCCGGCGGCTCCAGCGACCCGCAGAACCAGACGCTGAGCTACGCCTTTGACTTCGGCGACGGTGTCAGCACCGGCTCGCAGGCCGCGGCGACTGCAAACCACACCTACACGACAACAGGCACCTACACCGTCGCGGTAACGGTCACCAACACCACCGGCCTGTCCGACACCAAGACCGCCACAGTCACCGTCAACCAGCCCGCCCCGCCGAGCGCCGCGCTCACGGTGACACCGAGCTCTGGCCTGACGCCGCTGCAGGTCACCGCTGATGCCGGCGGTTCCACCGATCCACAAGGCCAGGCCCTGACCTACGCCTTCGACTTCGGCGACGGCGCCACCACCGGCACACAGCCGACGTCGACCGCAACGCACACCTACACCACAGCCGGGACGTATACGGCGAAGGTGACCGTCACCAACACCAGCGGACTGTCGAACACCACAACCGCGACCGTCACGGTCAACCAGCCGGCCGCACCCACCGCCGCGCTCACGGTGACACCGAACTCCGGCCTGACGCCGCTGCAGGTCACCGCTGATGCCGGCGGCTCGACTGATCCACAAGGCCAGACCCTGAGCTACGCCTTCGACTTCGGCGACGGCGCGACCACCGGCCCGCAGGCCGCGTCCACGGCGACCCACACCTACACGACGGCCGGCGCCTACACGGTCAAGGTGACTGTCACCGACACCAGCGGATTGTCCGCGACGAAGACTGCCACCGTCACGACCACACAACCCGTCCCGCCGACTGCCGCGCTCACCGTGACGCCGAGCTCCGGCCTGACACCTCTGCAGGTCACCGCTGATGCCGGCGGCTCGACCGACCCACAAAACCAGACCCTGAGCTACACGTTCGACTTCGGCGACGGCGCGACCACCGGCCCGCAGGCCGCGTCCACGGCGACCCACACCTACACGACGGCCGGCGCCTACACGGTCAAGGTGACTGTCACCGACACCAGCGGACTGTCCGCGACGAAGACCGCGACCGTCACCACCACACAACCCGTCCCGCCGACCGCCGCGCTCACCGTGACACCGAGCACTGGGCTCATACCTCTGCAGGTCACCGCCGACGCCAGCGGTTCCACGGACCCGCAGGGCCAAACCCTCACCTACGCCTTCGACTTCGGCGACGGCGCTACCACCGGCCCACAGGCCGCAGCCACTGCAACCCACACCTACACGGTGGCGGGGAGCTACACGGTCAAGGTGACTGTGACCGATGCCAGCGGCCTCACGGCGACAAGTACGAAGGTGGTCACCGTGGCCACGGGTCCGACGTACGTCGGGCAGGTCGGCACGGGTTCGTCGAACAAGAACCAGACCTCCGCGACGATCACCACCTCGCGCGCGGTCAAGGCCGGCGATCTGGTCGTACTCGCGGTCCAGAGCACTGTCGGAACGGCGACCGTCACCGCGACCGACGACGTCGGCAACACCTACGCCTCGCTCACGACGAAGACCGATTCGACCGGGACCAAGCAGACGGTCCTGTTCGCGACAGCCACTCGGGCCCTGGCGCTCGGAGCGCACGTCACCGTGAAGTTCTCGGCAGCCACCGCGTCGCTGGTCGCCGCCGATGAACTGACCGGCGTCACGACCGCCGACCGCACCGCGGGAGCGACCGGCGCGACGGCGACGTTCTCCGCCGGACCGACCGCGACCCTGTCGAATGCGCATGAGCTCGTGATCAGCGTCGTCGGCCTCACCAGCGGCAAGAAGGCGCCGGTGTGGGCAACCGGTTGGACGACGGCCGGGAGCGCGAACACGGGCCTCAACTACCTGGCCCGTGCCTACCTCACCACCACGACAACAGCCGCCGTGACCGCCACAGGCACCGCAACCGGCACTTGGACGGCCCTGACGACAACCTTCAGCCCATGATTCATTGTCGAGCGAGCTTCTCATCGAAGAAGCTGAGGACGCGGTCGACGCCTTCCTGCTGGCGGTGCTCGGTCAAGGTGGCGTGTTTGCGGCCGGGGAATTCGACCGCGATGAAGTTCTCGCCGAGCTCGCGGCGGAGGGTGTCGAACCGGGTGCCGACCGCGGGATCGTCCTCGTACCGCAGGCCGAGTACCTGGCATCCCGCGGCGACCTTCGCCTTCACGGACTGAAGGTCGCTCGGGCTGAGGCCGAGATCGGCGCCGCGGGCCTTGCCCAGCGGCGCCGGTGAGGCCGGCTGGGCGAGGACGGGCGCAGCGACCGGCGCGTCGGCCAGCATCGCGAGCGCGAACCCTCCGGTCATGCACATGCCGACGGCACCGACGCCAGGTCCTCCGAGCTCCTGGTGCAGCGCACGCGCCAACGACTGCAGCCAACCGGCGACGGGTGTCGTTCGCCCCATGGCAAACATCGTGAACTCGCGGCTGACACAGATCCCGGCAATGCTCCGGACCGACTCCCGCACCGTGGCCGGCGCACCCGGACGGCCGAACAGCGACGGCATCACGACAGTGAAGCCACGCGCCACGACCTCTTCGGCGAAGTCGAGCACGCCCGGCGTGATCCCCGGGATCTCGTGGATCACGATCACCCCAGGCCCGCTGCCTTTGCGGTACGTCGGGTGCGTGACGCCGCCGGCCGCGTGGGCGCCGAGGACCCAGGAATCGAGCGAACTCATGACACCGGACACTAAGCCGCCGCTGTCGGCAGATCAATGACCACGTCGGTCAGCGTCGGACCGTGTAGTCCGACTGGACGAAGCCCGCCTTCAGCGTGCGAGTCGCGTTGTGGCTCAACGAGACCTCCGCGTCCAGCGCGCCGAACAGCGAGATACCGCCGCCGAGCAGGACCGGCGCCGTGGTGATGGTCAGCTCGTTGAGCAGACCCGCGCGCAGGAACGTCTGGATAGTGGTCGCGCCGTCGGCGTAGACACGCTTGGCACCACGGTCGTCGAGGGTCTCGACGAGGGCGTCGAGCGTGCGGTGGACGAGGACGCGCTCGTCGGCGCCGGGGTCGAGCGTGGTGCTCAGGACCTCGACCTGCTTACCTTCGTACGGCCAGTCATCGAAGGTGAGCGCCAGCTCGTACGTCTTCCGGCCGACTGCGACGGTGTCCACCGACGCCATGAACTGGTCGTACCCGGTGTCCCCGGCCTGTTCGGCGCGGCGGGTGAGCCAGTCGATGGACCCGTCCTTCCTCGCGATGTAGCCGTCGAGACTCGTGGCGATGAACGCAGCGACATGAAAACTCACACCACCATTATTCGGTCCGCCCAAAGCTCGAGTGCGCGGGGGGATCGGTGGAGTCGACGGCTCCCGGCCAAGCGGAGTAGCACACTTGGCCGCCGGTCACCGATGCCCGTAGGCGTTCCTCGCCGTCTGGTCGTAGGGAGAGCGCGTATCGGCCCGCGGGGAGGTCCGGGAACACCGCGGAGTGCAGCGTCCGGCCGGTGAATGTCCGGCCGAGTACAGCCACGTGGCGCAGGGGGCCGTCGTCCGGCCGGTGGTCGACCGGCCGGATCTCGACTTCCTTGCCCTCGAGCTCGGCGGGCATCGCCACCACGAGTGCGCCGATGTCCCCGCCGATGTCGAGCAGTACTGGTCCCTGTCCGGCGTACGGATTCTCCATCTCAGACGCCAGGGACACCGGGCGACGTCTGGTACCCGCCGGCCGGCGTACCCAGGTACGGGAACGACGGCAGGTACGGCGAGTTCGTGTTCGACGTACCGTCCTCGATCACCGACGTCGCCGCGTCCGGCTTGAACGACGGGTCCACCAGCGGAATCGTCAACCCGGCGATTGCCCGGAGTTCGATCGTCACGACGTCGTCGAAGACCCGGCGGCCGTTCGGGAAGCCCGCCGCGTCACCGGCGACCAGGCCGAGCGGCTTCGGTGCCGCTGACGGCGGTACGGCTACGTTCAGCCGCAGCAGGTCCGCGAGCGTCGGGCCGGTGAAGTTCTGGAACCCGGGCACGATGCCTTTCGGGATCCCGGTCAGGAGGATCGCGACCAGGTCCCGCCGCGGTTTGGCGTACGCCGCAAGGTGCGGGAACACCCCCGGGTAGAGCACCGGAAGGAGCCCGGCCAACTCGGGCTTCTCGACGTACTTCGCGAACTCGTCGTCCTCAGTCGGCGGCAGCGCGTTCCAGCGGTCCTTGTCGGCCATCGGCACGATCACCTCGTTGAACAAGGGATTCCCGAGCCGGGACACCTGCCGGAACCCGCCGTGGCCCTCGATCTCGCCGTCGTCGGTGAGGACGCGGACCCGCTGCCGGCTCGCGGTGGCCCAGACGCCGATCACCGCCCGTGGATCGAGCACGTCCGTCGGCCTGGTGCCGTTCCGGGTGAGGTCCCGGATCGGCACCTGGAGTGCGATCGTGTGGACGTTCAGGCCCTGCAAGCCGTTCACGCCGGCCGCGGCCGCCGACGGGATCAGATGCAGATTCTCGAACGGCCGCAGGGTGCCGAGGTCGAAGATGCTGCCGAGGTCGACGAAGAACCCGTCGGCCCGTTGACCTGCGAACACCCGTCGTCCGGCGCCGAGGTTGTGGACTGCCTGCGCAGTGAAGTGCGCATAGTTGGGCGTACTGCGCGGCCCGATGTTCACCGGCGGCACCGCCAGCCGCTCGGCCAGCAGTTGCCGTGCGTGGCCTCGGACGACCTTGGTCACAGAGTAGAACTGCGGCCGGTTCCAGTTCTTGTCCGTGATCGAGGAGATCGGACCGGTGTTGTAGAGGAACGTGTCCGGGTTGCGGATCTCGGTCCGGAAGCGGAACTGGTAGCTGATGTCGGCGTGCGCCGTACCGGAGTTCGAGATCTTGATCTCGTAGAGCACGTCATCGCCGAACTCGTAGAAGTTCGGTCCGCCGTCAGGTTTCTGCAGCGGGATGAAGTTGGCGATCAGCGTCACGGTGTCCGGGCGGTCCGGGCTCACGAACGCGTAGACGTCGGTGTTGTCGGCCACCGGATCCTTGGAGATCTCCGGCGCCTCGCGATGCGACGACATGACTACGACCTGCTGGCCTGCACGAGCCGGTTCACGAGGTCGCGATCGTGGACGACGACCTCGTGCTCACCTACCATCACCGCGATCTCGTGCCGCCGTACGTCGCGCACGTACGCGACCAACGGCCCAGCGGACCGCGCTCCCGATAGCTCACCGGACTGTTCGCCGGCAGCCGCCGGCGCGGCAGCGCCCACTCCTACTGCGGCCGCCCCCATTCCCGCCATTGCCAGGAATCCGCGACGAGTCGAGTCACCCATGGTCCCTCCCCGGACTGATTGTGACCGAACCCCCAGGCCATTCCCCAAGTCCTCAACCCACCATCTCTCCAAATGTCCCGCCAGTGAAGTAATCAGCCCCACTCAGTCTCGCCTCAGCATCCGCTTACCCCGTCGCCGTCATTCCGGCCGCCAGGCTTGATCAGAGATCGGATGCTGCCAGCATGGTCGAATACGGCTCGAGTCGCGTGATCAGCTCGTCGAGCTCGTCCGTGGTGAGGGCGTCGTACGCCGGTGCTGCCAGGTCGTCGGTCAGGGTTTCGATTCGGGTCTTGAGGTCGCGGCCGGCGTCGGTGAACCCACCTGTGGCGGTGACCAGGCCGCGGTCA includes the following:
- a CDS encoding dihydrofolate reductase family protein; the protein is MSFHVAAFIATSLDGYIARKDGSIDWLTRRAEQAGDTGYDQFMASVDTVAVGRKTYELALTFDDWPYEGKQVEVLSTTLDPGADERVLVHRTLDALVETLDDRGAKRVYADGATTIQTFLRAGLLNELTITTAPVLLGGGISLFGALDAEVSLSHNATRTLKAGFVQSDYTVRR
- a CDS encoding DUF4331 domain-containing protein gives rise to the protein MSSHREAPEISKDPVADNTDVYAFVSPDRPDTVTLIANFIPLQKPDGGPNFYEFGDDVLYEIKISNSGTAHADISYQFRFRTEIRNPDTFLYNTGPISSITDKNWNRPQFYSVTKVVRGHARQLLAERLAVPPVNIGPRSTPNYAHFTAQAVHNLGAGRRVFAGQRADGFFVDLGSIFDLGTLRPFENLHLIPSAAAAGVNGLQGLNVHTIALQVPIRDLTRNGTRPTDVLDPRAVIGVWATASRQRVRVLTDDGEIEGHGGFRQVSRLGNPLFNEVIVPMADKDRWNALPPTEDDEFAKYVEKPELAGLLPVLYPGVFPHLAAYAKPRRDLVAILLTGIPKGIVPGFQNFTGPTLADLLRLNVAVPPSAAPKPLGLVAGDAAGFPNGRRVFDDVVTIELRAIAGLTIPLVDPSFKPDAATSVIEDGTSNTNSPYLPSFPYLGTPAGGYQTSPGVPGV